One genomic window of Anaerolineae bacterium includes the following:
- a CDS encoding Glycosyltransferase: protein MTKLIIQIPCFNEEATLPETLHSLPKQISGVDEIEILVIDDGSNDQTALVAAREGVEHILRFPHHVGLATAFAAGLNASLEYGADIIVNTDADNQYAAADIEKLIQPILEKKADIVIGDRGVAHHPEFSPLKRLLQKWGSKVLEMTSGLEIPDATSGFRAYSREAALKTIVLSGYTYTLETLIQAGSKGLAVQYVPVRTNPQKRPSRLIRSLPQYLAISTITIIRSYAMYRALRFFTLIGGIFILGGIILGIRFLIIHYLLRTGGGNLQSLLLMAVLLIIGFQILLIGLLADLISFNRKILEEILYRVRKSDFS from the coding sequence ATGACCAAATTGATCATTCAAATCCCCTGTTTTAATGAAGAAGCAACGCTACCGGAGACATTACATTCCCTCCCCAAACAAATTTCGGGAGTTGATGAGATTGAAATCTTAGTCATCGATGATGGTAGCAACGATCAGACTGCTCTGGTTGCCGCCCGAGAAGGCGTTGAGCACATTCTCCGTTTCCCTCACCATGTTGGCTTAGCCACCGCCTTTGCCGCCGGGCTGAATGCGAGCCTTGAATATGGAGCAGACATTATCGTAAACACGGACGCAGACAACCAATACGCGGCTGCGGACATCGAGAAACTTATCCAACCCATCCTGGAGAAAAAAGCCGATATCGTCATCGGCGATCGCGGGGTAGCCCATCACCCCGAATTCTCCCCCCTCAAGCGACTTCTGCAGAAATGGGGAAGCAAGGTACTTGAAATGACCTCCGGTTTAGAAATTCCCGACGCCACGAGTGGGTTTCGTGCCTATAGCCGCGAGGCAGCTTTAAAAACCATTGTCCTCTCAGGGTATACCTATACACTGGAAACCCTCATTCAAGCTGGCTCAAAAGGACTAGCGGTACAATACGTCCCGGTGCGCACCAACCCTCAAAAACGTCCTTCACGGCTCATCCGCAGCCTGCCCCAATATCTTGCCATCTCCACCATCACCATCATTCGCTCCTATGCCATGTATCGGGCATTACGCTTCTTCACCCTGATCGGTGGCATCTTTATCCTCGGTGGGATCATCTTGGGTATTCGCTTTCTGATCATTCACTACCTCTTGCGGACGGGAGGCGGCAATCTGCAATCTCTCTTACTGATGGCGGTATTGCTGATCATCGGCTTTCAAATCCTCCTGATCGGCCTTCTGGCGGATTTAATCAGTTTTAACCGCAAGATTTTAGAGGAAATCCTCTATCGGGTTAGAAAATCAGACTTCTCCTAA